The following is a genomic window from Verrucomicrobiota bacterium.
CGGACAACGGTCAGTCCAGGAATGCCACCACAATAACCCTCCAGGTACTCGTGAATCGCGTCCGCGTCCTGGCTCGATTGCGCAATCAAACACAAGGGTGAATAAGGGTCCTCATAAACCTTGGCCTTGAATCGGCAGTTGATCCAGTCGGCCAGTCGGGGCACATCAGGTCGAACCTGGGCGAAAACTCGTTCATGCGCCTGCCCGCAGCGTGCATTCCATTCGGTCAACCCAACGTAAGCTGAATCGCGCCGCTCGTGAATCTCACGTTCGACCGTCACTACGAAGTCCGGCTGGTTTTGAAGCCGCGCCCGATCCAGGCTGTCCAGAAGACTGGGCAGATCTCTTCCTGTATTGATCACCCAGATCACTCCTTTGGACTGTAACCTTCCGATTATCTTCTGCGCGGGATGGGGAACGGGAGGGTTCGCGCTTTCTTCATGCAGCGTTCCGTCAAAATCTGTGGAAAGGAGCTTTATTGGGCAATGCATTCTGTGTCTCGATCTCTTCATTGGGCCAGGATTCTGGGGTTTCGACCGGCTACGGGGTCCCAGTCCACACTTGCGTGGCCGTTAGACTGGTGCCATATCCTTGGTTGTCAAAAGGAATCTATGTCGAGTTTGCAGGACCAATACGACGAAGCGATGTACGCCTTCAGCAAGGGCAGTTACGATGAATCGATTGCCAGGCTGAAATCGATCCTTGCTGAGGATCCTGAACAATTCGACGCCCAACTCTCACTGGGAATGGCCTACTATCGAAAAGGAGACTACGCCTCCGCAATTGTTGAAGGCCACAAGGCCGAGAAGCTCCGCCCCAAAGAGCAGCTCGTGCACACGAACCTGTCGCTGTTTTACATGAAAAGCGGCGACAAGAAGACCGCAGAACACCACGGGCTGCAGGCCCGAATCGCGTCCTGGAGAGAATCCAGCCCAACGTCCGCTTCAGCACCGTCCGACGCAGAACTGGCAATGGTTCAACCCAAACCTCCGCCTGTCAAGTTGCCGGGGAAATTTCCGGAAATGCCCTGGAAGAAGAAGCCTCCAGTGGGCGCCACGGGCACAAACACCGACGATTGATTGGCAAAAACTGAGACCTTCGATGCTATGAAATCAGCCTACGAAATCGCGATGGAACGTCTGAGCAAGTCGAGCCCACCGCCGGCCAGATTGACCGAGGATCAGAAGAAACAGTTGGCGGAACTGGTTTCCGTTTATGCTGCCAAGGTTGCAGAGAGGGAGATTTTCCTGAAAGGCGAGATCGCCAAAGCGGCAGCTAACGGCGATTACGAAGCCATCCAGCAACTCGAAAAACAACTCGCCAGCGACCGCAAGTCGTTGCAAGCCGAGCTCGAAGAAAAAAAGGAAAAGATCCGGGAAGGAACGAAAGGCTGAAAAGGAAGCCTGGGGGGGATGGCCCCAGCAAGGAGTGTTGGAGTGGCGGAGTATTGGAGTATCGGGAATGCAGCACTCCAATACTCCTTCTCGAACCGACAAACAACGCGCCGCAAGGCGGGGCATTCACCTGACCAGCGAACCCCTCCGCCAGAGTTCAAAAAACCGCAGAGCCACGACCACCATCGCGTGGCGGATTCTCCCGGAAGCGATCAAATTCTCGATCTCGCGAACCGGCACCAAGCGAGTGATCAAATCCTCGCCGTGATCCAGAGCCCTCTGGTGTTGCAGCCAGCAGTTCTGGATCAGGACCGTGTAACACGTGTTGCTCATGATGGCTGGATTCGGAAACACCTGGCCTAACATCAACGGCCCATCACCGGCATAACCGGTTTCCTCGCGGAGTTCACGCGCGGCAGCGGACATCGGAGAAACGTCTTCAGGGTCGATCACGCCTCCCGGGACTTCCAGTTCGACCGTTTTTGAGCCGTGCCGATATTGCTCCACCATCACCAGATGGTCGTCGGTCGTCAGGGCGATCACATTCACCCAGTTTGCGCAGTCGAGGATGAAAAAATCCTGGCAGAGTTCCGTTCGAGGAGAGCGCTTGGTCTCTTGCCTGATTTTGAAAATCCTGAAATCACCGGCAATGGATGCATGAAGGGATGGCCAGGGCTGAATCATTACGGGTCCAGGCTGAGTTCGGTTCTCCAATTCAAAGTCCTATTTCTTTCGCCGCCCAACCCTGTTTCATCAAGTGGATCAAGTGTGCCAGGGCTTGCTCGTAAGTCGTGCCTTTCTGCGCGCACAATTGCCTGGCTCGTTTTTCGAGTTGAGCCGCCATCTCAGAGGATTTCTCCACCGGACAGCCCATGGCGATGAGGAGGTTGGGAAGCTCGCTCGAATTCATGGAGAAGACTATCCAGAGTGGAGTTTACTCGGCGAGGCTTTTCGCGTTATTCGAATATTCCCTCAGATCACGAAAGTGGGGCGAGACTCCTGCGAGCCATCGACGCACGGCTTGGCGGGAGTCTCGCTCATCGTCAGACATTCTCTGCGTCACGCCGCCGTCGTCTAACCCAAAAGGCGAAGCGCGGACTGCGCAATCGCATTGGCCTGTGCGAGCATAGCCGTGCCTGATTTCCGCAGAATGTCATGCCGGAGATAACGCGTGCTTTCCTCGGCCACGTTAACGTCCCGGATTTCCAGGTCCGCCTGGTCTGGACTGATATCCATGGCGGACAACTGTTCGCCTGTGGAGTTCAGTCGTTGAATATCGACGCTGACTTTCGCTCGCAGATCCGCCACGGCCTCCAGCGCATGATGGATTGTGTCCACGGCCGCGGAGGCGTCTTTCGCGTTGTCAATCGTGGTCAGAGTCGCATCAGACGTGTTCTCCAGGCACTTGTTCAACTCCCGGGTGCCAAGCGAATCGGCACCTTCCGGTCGGACGCGCAGGCTGCTGACTTCCGGGCTGGATTCCGTAGGCTCG
Proteins encoded in this region:
- a CDS encoding HAD family phosphatase; the protein is MKRSRHRMHCPIKLLSTDFDGTLHEESANPPVPHPAQKIIGRLQSKGVIWVINTGRDLPSLLDSLDRARLQNQPDFVVTVEREIHERRDSAYVGLTEWNARCGQAHERVFAQVRPDVPRLADWINCRFKAKVYEDPYSPLCLIAQSSQDADAIHEYLEGYCGGIPGLTVVRNHIYARLCHADYNKGSALTEIARRLGVTPDGTVAAGDHLNDLPMLSTTRAKWLIAPSNAVEEVKTLVRQQNGYVSDEPHGFGLACGLERIEANCFGD
- a CDS encoding NUDIX hydrolase; its protein translation is MIQPWPSLHASIAGDFRIFKIRQETKRSPRTELCQDFFILDCANWVNVIALTTDDHLVMVEQYRHGSKTVELEVPGGVIDPEDVSPMSAAARELREETGYAGDGPLMLGQVFPNPAIMSNTCYTVLIQNCWLQHQRALDHGEDLITRLVPVREIENLIASGRIRHAMVVVALRFFELWRRGSLVR
- a CDS encoding tetratricopeptide repeat protein, with the protein product MGNGRVRAFFMQRSVKICGKELYWAMHSVSRSLHWARILGFRPATGSQSTLAWPLDWCHILGCQKESMSSLQDQYDEAMYAFSKGSYDESIARLKSILAEDPEQFDAQLSLGMAYYRKGDYASAIVEGHKAEKLRPKEQLVHTNLSLFYMKSGDKKTAEHHGLQARIASWRESSPTSASAPSDAELAMVQPKPPPVKLPGKFPEMPWKKKPPVGATGTNTDD